ACCGCTTATGGTCTACTCCTTGATGGGAGAAGGTATATAAATAGGAGAGTGTTTTTATAGTATCAACGATAGGCGTACGCTCATCTGGCCCGAGAACGAGGAGGCCACTGAGGTCGGCTACGTAGTAGCCACTCTTCTCCCTTGTCTGGAGATAGCCCTCGTCAACAAGTTGGTTATATGCTGCCTGCACTGTGTTGATGCTGCATTGGAGATTTTCTGCAAGCCTACGCTTGGAAGGGAGTTTGTCATCTCGGCTGAAGGTTCCCTTGATAAGCTCTTCCTTGAGATACCGGTAGAGCTGCTCTGTCAGTGTTTCAGGAGCATTGTTCTGCAGCTGTAGATTGATCTTGTACATATCCCTCCATAATCTGGTACCATAAAAATTTCATAAACTGGAACTTTTTATACTATCAGATACTACCTATACTAGGACAGAACAATGAATAGCACAATGGTAGGAGGTATAATATGAGTGAACGAAATGTATTGAACAAGAATCTTGCTCAGATGCTCAAGGGAGGGGTGATCATGGACGTTACCTCTCCAGAGCAAGCCCGTATAGCCGAGGACGCAGGAGCTTGTGCCGTGATGGCATTGGAGAGAATCCCTGCCGATATTCGTGCAGCCGGGGGAGTCTCGCGTATGAGTGACCCAGTCCTGATCCAACAGATCCAGGAAGCGGTTTCCATCCCGGTTATGGCAAAGGTACGTATTGGGCATATCGTTGAGGCACAGATTCTTGAAGCCTTGGAGATTGATTTCATTGATGAGAGTGAGGTCCTCTCCCCAGCCGATGACCTCTATCATATCGACAAACAACAATTCTCTGTACCTTTTGTCTGTGGAGCACGTGACTTGGGTGAAGCTCTTCGTAGGATAGGCGAGGGTGCAAGTATGATCAGGACCAAGGGTGAACCCGGGACAGGGGATATCATCCAGGCTGTTCGGCATATGCGTTTGATCCAGCAACAGATGAGGAAGGTTCAATCCATGCGCGAGGATGAGTTGTTTGAGGAAGCAAAGCTTCTTCAGATTCCCAATGATCTATTGCGTATTGTGTTTGAGAGTGGAAAGCTTCCGGTAGTCAACTTTGCTGCCGGTGGGGTAGCTACCCCTGCTGATGCTGCACTGATGATGCAGCTTGGAGCAGAAGGAGTG
This sequence is a window from uncultured Sphaerochaeta sp.. Protein-coding genes within it:
- the pdxS gene encoding pyridoxal 5'-phosphate synthase lyase subunit PdxS; this translates as MSERNVLNKNLAQMLKGGVIMDVTSPEQARIAEDAGACAVMALERIPADIRAAGGVSRMSDPVLIQQIQEAVSIPVMAKVRIGHIVEAQILEALEIDFIDESEVLSPADDLYHIDKQQFSVPFVCGARDLGEALRRIGEGASMIRTKGEPGTGDIIQAVRHMRLIQQQMRKVQSMREDELFEEAKLLQIPNDLLRIVFESGKLPVVNFAAGGVATPADAALMMQLGAEGVFVGSGIFKSGDPKKRANAIVKAVTNYQDPKILAELSKNLGEAMIGINEQEIALLMAERGV